The nucleotide sequence ttcaTCTCCACCTCATTGTCTTCGCCGCAGATGGAGTTGTCCCCATTTCGACTAACTCCACGATCCGCCCTCCGCAAAGAAGCGAGGCAATCATCCAAGTTACACTCCGAATCGCTCATAATCAACCTCCGTTTCATATCCTTATTCGACCCATCAACCTTTTCCGCTGCAGAGACTTCGATCCCTCTCCGCTTCTTCATCTAGGATGCGCCAGAAGAACTCAGACGCCTCCACCCTACAGTATCGACTTCGACCCAGAAACCAAACCAACCGCACCAAGCGACGAAGAACAAAGGATCCCCACACGCCAAGCCTAGAGGTAAGatctagaaaaaaaataaaccagCTCGGATCCGAGCACGAGTGAAAATAAGCAAAAATGAGCAGAACATCACAGCCCCGACAGAATCAGCGGATCAAGGAGCGAAATCCTGCATACCTCGAACAGCGATGGGGATTCTCGAGGAATGGCGCGATTTGGCAGGGAGATCAACTGCGGCGAACAGATCTGTGGAGTAGGATTAGGGTTGGCGACGCAAGATCGATACGGAGGCGGAGGCGAAGAGGGGGGGAGCTCGGGGGAGGTGAATGAGGGCGAAGAGGTGGGGCGCTTTTAAACAACactatttcttttttccttttttctttttcctttttttaaatcattttatttcatttttctgTCGAACGTGTATAATTACATAATCCAGTTTCCCTCCGTCTACGAGTCCTCCGATTTGGGAAATTCGATCCGGCACGGAAATTCACACTCGTTTACCTAAACCTTTATTGGACAACCAGCGTAGACCCACCTCTGGACGTCCGGGAAACAATACGAGTGACAAAATCGGAACGGATTTGTTGCCTTTGAATTCATGTTCAACGTACCTAAATCAGCATCTCAATTAGAACATGCCATGGGACCACCCATCGGCACTGACGAATTGTGAGCAAGTTTCTGATCGTGTCGACTACATCGAGTAAATAATATCTAAAGGGTATACGATTTTTGACTCTCTTGTGACCTTCATCATTATTAAACCCGTAATTCTAGTGGATAAATGATATATATGTGgataatttgattaaataatgGCTTATAAACTCTTACAATCATACTAATCCTGATATTGGACAATCTAGCCCCACAGATCGGTCATGGTAAAGAGCTATTCTCTCTTAAATTTAGTGGATAGTTTATTGATAAAGACCATCTTCTGCTTCGATTAAACATTCCTTCTACTTTGAATGTCACATATTGGGTGAGAGAGGTGGAGCCCACTTTTTTGCTATGTTTATATTCTAGAGTAGATGATGCAAGGAGAGAATTAATACACATTTCTACCACACAATTAATAAGCATATAGTTATAAAATCAAAAAGCTATTTTGATAATTCATTATACTTGAaatattaaaaacaaaaaaacaaaagcatCCGCATTTCATTTTTGCCAAAATGTGATTAACTAATTCCATCAAAAAGCTCATTTCTTCCTTAACTTGTGGTGAAATCACATTCCTTCACTATAGATAATCCACTGACATACCCACGTATAGTCTTTCGACAACAAACCAGGTAGCTTTTAGGTATCCAGAAAAGCCAGAAGATGAAATCGTCTATTCACGCCTCTATAAATCGAGTCGCTATTTTGCCGACTTCCCCCAAATTCCCTTCTCCAATCGTTCGATTCACAGCTTTTCCCACCTTCTTCGCGTAATTTTTCAGGTCTGTGATCTTCATCGCTGCAAATTTTACGtgcttttgttgttgttgttgttgttgttgttgttgttgttgtttttctGTTCTGTATCATGGATTTGACATCGAAATTATGCTGCTTTATTTTGGAATCGCAGGCAAAGGAGACCATGGCCAAGAATCCCTTCAAGTTGGAGCATCCACTTGGTTCGTTTCCTTTCTTTCCTATCTTTTGATCCAATAATTGGACGCAAATCGATTAGGGTTTGATTGATCTATCTTCACCAACAAGGATTAGAATCCGAAATTGGGATTCACGCGATTGAATCTGGCTTACAATTATGTCCTCCTGATGGTATTATATTACTCTTCTATGGTTCTTATTATCAGTACTTGACCCTGAGAATCAGGATTCTGGATTCCGCCCCGCCTTTTAGTTTCGCTGTAAAACTTATTTTAGtagaatttgtaatttagatGAATAAGAAGGCTTATCACCAACATACTTCAGATTATGCTATTCTTTTAGCTATTGTTTTCCATATGACAGTCAATTAACCCCTTATTGCACATGATTTaggttttttatttgtttttctaaGTTCAAAATATATCACTGATGGTAAGATAATCTCTTACTTGATAATCCCTTCGTCTTTCTCTTCATTTTATCAGTTCATGCTTTAGGATTGCATTTGGGAGGAACAAAGCAATGTGCTATGataatatttaaaacttaattaatgaaTTTTGGTGTCGTTGGTGATGTGTAGATAATGATGCATATCAGTTGGCCAAATCGGTATAATAGTTTACAGGAACTTTGTCTAAATCACCATGGTATATCTGTTTAGGTGGTTTATGGTGATGTTTAGAAATTTTGTAAATTTTGGATGTAATCCTTCGTTTTGTTTTTCTCTGTCTTTTCCCCCATTAATATGAGAGCATGTAGctattttatttagtttattgtTTTTTCTAATGAATGCTTTTAAGCAGATCAGGCAAggaattaacttttcaaatttaatgttTTTCATGCAATTTGCATATATGTTTTCTATTTTTGGTAAGATGATCTTTGAGTTAACCCATTCAAATATTCAGAAAGGAGGTTAGCAGAAGCTTCTCGTATCAGGGAGAAGTACCCTGATAGAATTCCTGTGAGTAAATACAATGTGATGTTGATTATCCATCATCCATTTAACTAGTTTCTAATGTAACTCGTCTAATTGTTTGTATGATAGGTGATTGTGGAGAAGGCAGAGAGGAGTGATATACCAGACATTGACAAAAAGAAGTTAGTTATTTCAACACATCTGCCCTGTTTATTTTAAGCTTCGTGGTCTAACATATGCATGCTTTTACATATTTGATGTCTATAGTTTGTGTTTCATTTCAAGTGACTGATTTTTTTTTAGACCACTCCTTCACATGATAGCTCTCTCATTCTTCAATCATTTGGGTGATCATCTGATATTAATATATTTCCAAATATAGAATTCTCACATATTGAGTCACATTGAAAATGCACCCTTTGCTTTCTTTGAGAACAATATTCTGCTCTTTTACCTGTGTAAATATAATATCTATGATGTCTGGAATATATAAAGCATCTTGTTGGATAAATAAAAGAGCTTTCCATGGAAGGCCATCCTTTTTCAATATGGCTTCTTCCGCTACCAATTATATCTGTTTTCATTAAAGTCCACTCCATCAAGGAGAGCTCTATCTTTGTGGAATGGGCATGGGCATGTGCATCAGTTTTATTCTCTCCATGTAGAAGATTTGCACGTCAGCTTTGTTATTGTCAGATTCTACTGCTTCGCATTGTTAATTTACCCATTGTCCCAGTTCATGTGTAACTAAGCTGAAGCATCACAATATACCTCACTGAAGGCTTGACATCCCCAACTCATTTGAAAATCATCCTTAAACTATTTGACTGGTGAGGCTCAATAACGGCTACACCATTTCAAAGGTAGGTTCTTCCAACACCTTAGGTTCACTTTAATAGCAATTGTGTTGTCCTACTTGGACGAGAAAACCAACTCAACAACTAATTGAACTCAACCATTGACTCAAGCCCGagtgagtagtaattagttcccaCAAGGTTAAACTGGATGCCACAGAATAATTCTATTTTGCTTTGGTAATGTTGGGTCATCTGCATCTGGAACCTATTCCATGTGCataacaaacaagtttaactttgCATAGTTGTGAAAGTCCAATGTAAAAAGTTCACCTTTACCAAAATGGAAATTTGCATGCATATATATTAATGTTAGGAAAGTTAGCTGAGTTTATCCTCCATAATCATACAAACCTCTGAATAACTTCTCAACCCAGGTACCTGGTTCCTGCTGATCTCACAGTCGGGCAGTTTGTATACGTGGTGCGCAAGAGGATCAAGCTCAGCGCCGAGAAGGCCATCTTCATCTTCGTAAAGAATTCACTACCTCCCACAGGTAAACACAACCACAAACaccaaatcaatcaattaatagaATTGGTTTTGACGATTTTTTCCCCACCCTTTTTCTATCTTCCAGCTGCAATCATGTCTGCGATCTATGAGGAGAACAAGGACGAGGATGGTTTTCTTTATATGACTTACAGTGGGGAGAACACATTTGGCTCCCTGTGAGCTAATCGGATCGTGTTCTGTAAGTAAGCATTCCAAAACGTGTATATTCTTCAGTGCCCACTATGCTAATGTTCCGTCACAACTCTGCCTTACTATATATTTAATTAAGATCAAACTCCTTGAAAAATCTTTGGCTGGTGCCAGTAATGGAACTATATTTCCCACTTATTCCTTTCTGTGATTACACTTTTTACATCATCTCTGAAGTTCTTCAATGAGTGTTGGTCGAGTTTGCATAAGCCTCGCACCAAATTTTGAAAGTTGGTTATCATTGATAAAGCGTTTCAAGTCGCACACTCGGTAAAGTCACAATCCTGATTCATTGAAGGGAGGAGCTTGTTCTCAGTTGGATCTTTAGTGGCCTCGGCTCTCATCTGGCGGAGCTGTTGCCATATTCTGAGGGCATTGTGCGATGGTGATGAAAGCTCTAAACAGGAGATCGTCTAGCTGACAATATCTGCAACTtgcgaggcgggactgaaacacATTGCATTGAATGCGATATGTGACCTCTGTGATCTACCGCCTCACCCTAAATGTTTTTTTGCACCCAAGGACATGACTTGGGTGTGAATCGTTGTCTCTGAGCTCTAGCTCCTCTCCCTTTGTAAGTCTAGCAGCAACCTAACCGCATCACCGTTGGCTAACTAACTCTTTTGACGGATGTGCTAAATCGCTTGCCTGATTTGCCTTATCATCCTCATCCTATTACTGAGGCCGTCTGAGCTAAAGCATCCTGCGAACTACAAGTGTCTTGAGGTTTTTAGGCTGGAACCGGAGTTTTTGTgacaaaacatcaaaatattatgattttttttttgcacaAAATGATCTTAATGATCAGTTTTGGAGCATCATAAATGATTTTTAGgcattttcaaataaaaaaaactgCACACGTCACAATCCTAGAAAATAAGGCAATGGGAAATAACATCAAACACATTTCAAGTTTATTGATGAGCAAAAATTATGTTTATAATCCTCAAATAAATGGCAATGGCAAAaaatagagagagagaaaaaggCACAATAAGCCTCGTGGGAACATCATAAACCATGATAATCAGGCTAAATAAATGATAATTGTTTACAAGTTTGATTaaggcatttttcaaacaaatCAAAAGGAGCACCTTTGTGAAGTTTATTAGtgtgaaaaaaaatataatgctATTCACAGTGCATGATTCAATTGTCAGCATCCCTTAGAATGGAAAGCAGACTAAGAAACAGGTTTATGATGTCAAGATAGAGAGCAACAGCGGCCCAAATGTACTCGTCATAAGAGTATCTCTTGATCAAGTTGTCTGTTTCGTAGACGAGGTAGCCGGCGTACATGATTGCAGACGCTACTCCATATATCATCACTGAAGTCTTTCCCAGTGGACATAGAATCTGAAGCATGATGGGGAGTATGATTCAGAGTCAATGCAGTGCAGAGATTAAAAGGAAAGGGCATTTTAGCAAATTAGGCCCCAACACAGTTTTCCAAAAACCCTTCCACAGATTACGCCTGTAGATCTCCACAACCCGATTCAGCTTGCACTAATACGATTGGTCAGAATGACCAACACGCTCATTTAGAAATCGGCTTGCAGCATGAATTTCAGTCACATTCGGCTTGTTTGAGTTGGTTTGTACCTAGACGGTCGTGTTCGGGTCTCGCATATCATAAAATATGAAAGCTTGCCCATGCAACATGATTTCACTCAAACTCAATTTAATTGTGATTTTCTGCAACGAAAACAATCATTTTTGGGTCTCACAATGTATCAATCAACATAGAGCTAGCTGGTATGATCCACGAGTTGATTTGCAGCACTAATTTCACTCAAGATTGTTGTGTTTTGAGTTTGTTTGCACCTAAAGTGATCTTTTATGGGTCTCCCATGCCGTAATGGTGCAAAAACATAGCTGACTTTAAAATCAACTGGCACAGGCTTGTGGTTTAGGCCGAGGTTCGTTATGCAGTAAAAGAAGGAATATCCATATAAGTTTTACCTGGATCGATGCGAACACCATCATCGCCGTGAAAGCAGAAAAGAGGAAAGGGCCTAGAAAACTGAAGTCATGGCCTCTGCGTGCTGCCCAGAATGTGTACAAAGTGAGACTAACAACCACCACTGCAGTGAGAATAGCTGCTTCCAAAATGATCTTTCCTGTTTGCAAACATCAAGAATCTCAGTTTAACTCCTATAATTCAAAGCATGAATTTCAGGGGTAAGGGAACCttttcagaaaggagaaatcttAGTCAAGAAATACATCTTTCTACCATCTTAATGCATTTTCTCTTATTTTACTTTCCATTGATGGATATTAATTCTATTTTATATAGTAATATACATCTATTTTAATATCCTCATCTCAATTCTCTGCTACATTTTAACAATACTCTTCTGTTGAATAATAAATCCATGATATTTAAAATTCTTCCATAAAGAAATTTTGTGCCTATCCATCTTGACATTCAAGTTGATTCtttttagtgttgaaaaatacTTCACATATTCAGTCTTAgttcaacttaaaattaaaacctaaattaACTTACGAATCACCTTTTCCGCCTTTCCATCCAAGTAAACATAGCCTAAGTTTCTAAAGTTTTCTTTCATAATGCAACATTTGTAAAAAGGCAGCTCAGTGTCTAAAGCTTCCGCTAATGTGGAGTCCTGAGGAAAGATCTCGTATATAATTTTGCCCTTATCTTGCAAGAGATTGTTTTCAAGACTCGAACAAATGACTCCTAGATGACATGACAACAACTTATCGTTAGGCCAAAACTCTTCTTCAATACAACCTTTGTATGTAAAATAATTATATTCTCATAACTAGCTAAATGCAGGTTTTATTTTTCCTCTGTTTTTTTCCCTTAAATGATGTTCACATAATAGAATTGACAAGGAAGTAAAGAATAGAGCGTAATTGGAGTAGAAATATGTATTCTGGGAGAAGATAATCAGAATACATGACAAATTTTTTTCCAGTACGaacaaaaaaagagagatttcaaTCCAATGCTATGAAATTAGTAAGGAGATACTGAGATTAAGGGATTAGGGTTCAAATACTACCGCTCGTGAATGCACAGGTCAGTCCAACGGCGAAACTGATTGATACCGTAAACAATCCAAGGAGAAGTAGATTCACAGGGTGCCGCTGATAATAGTGAGAAAGAAAGCACAGCGCTGCACGCAATCAACAACGAAAAATGAACGATCGGAGAAAACTAATTCAATGAACAGAGAAAATAGATCAAAGATTGAAGAGGACCGATTAATGGAAGGATGAAGCTCAACATATAAATTGCCAATCCGGGGCTCGACGAGACGATGAACTGGGAGATGGGGCGGACAGCGATGACGACCGAGGCGACAACCACCGTCAAGGCCAGTTGGACAGAGAGAATGAAGTAGATCTTCCTGATGAAGGCCCAGCGGAGATCGGGGCTCTCGAGCATTCCCGGGTAGAGCGGCTGTGCGGCGCCGGACTCCAAGTCCTCGGATTTCGAGTAACCCGAGTTCTTCCACATTTTTCCGGCTACGAATCTCGCGGACCGATGGTCTCCAGCCGTTCGATCGAGGGCTTCGCCTTCGTCGTCTGTGTTTAGGGTTCCCCGAGCTTGGGGCAGAAGAAGGACACGAACTAAACTAACTGCCGTATCTCGCGGATTGGTCGACGAGTGCCGTGCATATTCCTGTTTTACTCGAGACAGCAAGCAGGAAAAGAAAATGTAGTAATTGGTTGAGACGAGTATTTTGAGTAGCCTTAACGGCCGCCGAAGAATATTCCAACAAATATTCAGAATCTTATTTTAAAgttaataaaatattatccaTTTTAAAATACAATAGAATAAATGTATAGGATTTAAGATGTTTGGCCTCCCAAAAACCAGTTCGGATCTTCTATCCCCGTTTTCCTATGTCTCTATGTCTTATTAttgatcggacggatcagattaaatTGAGGAAGATAAATATgtgatttttataattaaaaatatatatacatcatttttttatataatataattttataaatgaaaaagagtatatattattttttttatacgtTATTTTTTGTCAAATTTTGAGACGatgaattttaactttaaaaatatcgctcatgaattatatataaatttttctaaagttttattttttttctctcaaataaatataatattagtaTTGGAGGTGTAAAAGCATATAAAATAGGTGACAAATAACGAGTAAATGGGAGCAACGATATCACCATCTTCCTTTAATATGATATGTATCTTTTATTTGTCTACTCGAAACGATCTAATGATTAATATATGAGGTATTATCATTATGAGATATGAGATTCAAATCTCgacaaaatcaaaataaatactttttttatatattaatcattattttaaaaattaatagtcACATACTATTTACCGGATAGagataaattaaaataagattGCTAATCTTCCAGATTAATTAGATGGGTAACtattaaaaacttagaaaatattaTCAAGTgactataattttttaaaattatttcttaaattAGTTACATAAAAAATCTAACTAGATATTTAAATGACCGCTTCCAGAATCTTCTACCATTGCATCGCTTTCCAGTTCCACGCTAATAAAACGACACCTGTCTTCTCTAGAATCTTCCAGCGCCACCGTTGTAGCTCTAGAATCTTCCATAGTTCCATTGCAGAGGAGAAAAGTTGCTATTTTTGGCCGTCCTTTCTACCCCTCTTCGCTCATGGCGGTAACGCGGCGCCCTCCCGGTATCGATGACACACTCTCTCTTTCAGCTCACTCTCCAACAGAGCTAACGATTCCTAAACCCGCATTCTATTCGACTCCAAGCAAGAATATCCGGTAAATTCAACCTTTTTTCTTCGTCAAAGCTTTGTCGGTCGATTTCGGTTGGATCGTTCTCTCCCCTTTTCGTTCTGCTTTTCCACCGATTTCCCTTTTTTTCTAAGCGAAAATCGGGTGAAGGACTGATTACCGTTGTTCATGCTCACACCTcactcttttcctttgttttggtGGTAAAGCTTCAGTAACTGCTGTCTCGGCTTCGTTCGAATTCCATTTGTCGCATCAAGTTCAGTGCTTGTAGTGTTTCTGCAATTTGTTCTTTGCAAAGTGTTGTATTTCCACTCTTTTCTGTTGATATCTTGGTAATCCGAGCAACGAATTTGGTGGTAAAGCGTCGGTAATTGGTTTCTCTGTTTCGTTCGGATTCCAACGGTCACTTCATATTGTTCTTCTCGATTTTGTTCTATGCTTGCTGTCTTCCTTGGCTACTATTTTCCTCCAAAAAAATAGAATCTTTAGCTCTAACCTGAAACTTCTGGAGAATATAGCATTTTGCTTCCTGAGCGGAGTTTGTATCTATCTTCGACCCGAAGATTTGTAAACGTCTACATCAGAATTGCTTTTCCTTGTATCTATTGCCCTTTCGCAGTAGGACTATTTACTTCCatcttttacttgatttccaaatTCCCGCTCTTGTCTTCGCTTAATCTATGAATCACATTGTGAAACCAGTGAAAGAGGAGCACCAGGACTTCTCTGATGCTTCCTCTGGCTCTGTCAATGGAGCCGTGGATCCTCCTAGGCCACTAGATGGGTTGCATGATGTCGGCCCACCGCCATTTCTGACAAAAACCTATGAGATAGTTGATGATCCTAACAGTGACCAGGTTGTGTCATGGAGCCCTACCAACAACAGTTTCGTTATCTGGGATCCTCAAGCATTCGCGATGACTCTTCTTCCTAGATATTTCAAGCACAACAACTTCTCCAGCTTTGTCCGGCAGTTAAATACCTatgtaagtatttttttaatagcTCATTTAGCTCTCTCCTAGCGAACTGTTAGCTGTAGATGAACTATTGAGTAGGGAAAGTGTGCAAAGAGAAGCAACAAACACTTCAGTTTACTTGCAGAGTTGCATCAGCAAATATGCCACTTCATGCACATAAAAATGCTTTACAGATAACTGAATTTTAGTTGCTTTGATCTTTGTATTTGGCTGAATGGAGGAAATAATCAAACATAATTTTGTATGCTCAGATTTAGTTTGAGAAAATGTGTTCACCAGATATTTCATTCAGTACCTTCTTGAAACTTCAAACAGTAGTGTATCATTCTTTTGTCTTCAAGTTGTAGGTATTATAATTTCTCAATGGACAAGCATCCTTATAAAGATTCATGTCAGGAGAACAGAAATTGAACTTTTTAGTGACCTTGAGTCGATTTGCTATACAATTTAATTGGGACAAGATCCTATACTACTTTCATGTTAGGATGTTGAGTTACTGGGATATTTTCTTTTTCCTGATCTTTCCTAATTATTATATCCAGTTCATTGTGAAGGAAAGTTGGCAAAATGGTTAGGTTTTTCCACTGAAATTGCAAAAATTTGTGTTTCAAGTTTATGTTGCCACTTTCTTTGTAGAACACCATCCATTGATTGTTTTTCGTTACTGAATCTGAAAGAAGAGTTATGTTTCACCAGACAGTTCTAATCTTACTTTCTTGTCGGATATTGTTGATGCAGGGCTTCAGGAAGGTGGATCCTGATCGGTGGGAGTTCGCAAATGAGGGATTCCTGAGAGGCCAGAAACATCTCCTTAAGAGCATCAAGAGAAGAAGGTCAGCTGCTCATCTTCCTCTGCAGCAGCAGCAGCCTCTTGGTTCATTCCTCGAAGTTGGAGAATTCGGTCTTGAAGGCGAAATTGACAGGCTGAAGCGCGACAAACAGTTACTGTTAATGGAGTTGGTGAAGCTGCGACAGGAGCAGCAGAACACGAGATCCAGTCTCAGAGCTATGGAGGAGAAGCTGCATCAAACTGAACTGAAGCAACAACAGATGATGGAATTCTTGGCACGCTTGATGCGGAACCCCAGCTTTTTACACCAATTGGTCGAGCAAAAGGAGAGGTTCAAGGAACTCAAAGATGCGATATCAAGGAAAAGGCGACGACCAATTGAGGGAACTAATGGAAGTGGCATCCCAATCAAAGTCGAAAGCCATGATCTTGCAGACTTCAGCATGGAGGCATTGGGGTTGGACATGACCATGGAGATGCAGGGACTGGTCAGTGAGGATGATTACCAAGAACAAGCAGGGCTGCCAGATGGGGATTTGAATGAAGAATTTTGGGAGGATTTGTTGAACGAGGGGATCGACAGCGGCGGTGAAGACGAGTTAAAACTTGCAATTGAAGCAGGAAGCAGAGATGATGTGAATAATTTAGCTGATAAATTAGGGTTCCTGAGTTCAACCAGTCCCAGGTAGGATGGTAAGCTGTAAGCATGTGTTCAATCATAATAAGCTGCACCAAGGCATCAGATTTCAAAAGTCTCCTTGTGTCACGTAGTTCTAACTGCTTAATTTGTATGAGAAACTTTGGAAGCAATATTCCGGTGTCATGATAAATAAAACATCGATGTTTATTAGTTGGTAGGTGTTTTGAGCTTGTTCTATGTGTTCTCACTTGCAATTCTGTTTGTCGCGGTCTCGTTTAAAATTCATTGCGACGGAATGAATCTTCGTTGCAGGGGTATTTGCGGAAAAAATTAGGGCCCTAAATTCGGATAGATTTAGATTCTAAATTCAAATTCGTATACGAAtagcttaattaaaaaaacaattttttttattaatttttctataattttattactgAACCCTAAAAAAAATCTACTGATATTTAAAATAGTGGATGATCTTGATACTAGGTCAGAAATGATAGTTAAGATGATGTGCCAGTTAAAAAAGGAGGTAGTAGTTAGGGTTAAAGACTATGTGTTCAGACAATTCATTTCTTTACGTCTGGATAATTTTATACTGATCGGATCTCAGGACTCAATTCTTTCACTTTTTATGGGTAAGGCTCCTAATTTAATCCCTAGTGAGACCCCAATCTAATTTCGATCAGCTTTATGTCGGTCGGATCCCCAAGGCTCAGTCCTCTCTTGGGCATCATCCCAGCCTTAGTCCCCGTCGGTCTCTTAATCGGTTGGAATCCCTAGAGCTAAGTCCTCTCACTTCTCATAGGCAAGATTCTCAATCTACCCCTGATCAGCCTTTTAGTCAGTCAGAACCCCAGGGCTCAGCCCCCTTCTCACAGGCATCATCCCAGCCTTACTTTCGGTCAATTTCTTAGCCGGTCGGAAATCCAAGGCTCGTCTCCTTCTCCCGGGCACCATCCCAACCTTACTCAGGTCGACCTCTTAGTCAATTGGAATCCACAAGGTTGCCCCTCACTTCTCATGGTAAGACTCTTAATTTACTCTTGGTCGATTTTTAGCCGATCGAACCCTGGGGCTTAGTCCCCTTTTCCTGGGCACCGTCTCAACCTT is from Zingiber officinale cultivar Zhangliang chromosome 7B, Zo_v1.1, whole genome shotgun sequence and encodes:
- the LOC122005824 gene encoding autophagy-related protein 8C-like — translated: MAKNPFKLEHPLERRLAEASRIREKYPDRIPVIVEKAERSDIPDIDKKKYLVPADLTVGQFVYVVRKRIKLSAEKAIFIFVKNSLPPTAAIMSAIYEENKDEDGFLYMTYSGENTFGSL
- the LOC122005823 gene encoding protein LIFEGUARD 2-like; protein product: MWKNSGYSKSEDLESGAAQPLYPGMLESPDLRWAFIRKIYFILSVQLALTVVVASVVIAVRPISQFIVSSSPGLAIYMLSFILPLIALCFLSHYYQRHPVNLLLLGLFTVSISFAVGLTCAFTSGKIILEAAILTAVVVVSLTLYTFWAARRGHDFSFLGPFLFSAFTAMMVFASIQILCPLGKTSVMIYGVASAIMYAGYLVYETDNLIKRYSYDEYIWAAVALYLDIINLFLSLLSILRDADN
- the LOC122005821 gene encoding heat stress transcription factor A-2b-like; protein product: MNHIVKPVKEEHQDFSDASSGSVNGAVDPPRPLDGLHDVGPPPFLTKTYEIVDDPNSDQVVSWSPTNNSFVIWDPQAFAMTLLPRYFKHNNFSSFVRQLNTYGFRKVDPDRWEFANEGFLRGQKHLLKSIKRRRSAAHLPLQQQQPLGSFLEVGEFGLEGEIDRLKRDKQLLLMELVKLRQEQQNTRSSLRAMEEKLHQTELKQQQMMEFLARLMRNPSFLHQLVEQKERFKELKDAISRKRRRPIEGTNGSGIPIKVESHDLADFSMEALGLDMTMEMQGLVSEDDYQEQAGLPDGDLNEEFWEDLLNEGIDSGGEDELKLAIEAGSRDDVNNLADKLGFLSSTSPR